A part of Silurus meridionalis isolate SWU-2019-XX chromosome 18, ASM1480568v1, whole genome shotgun sequence genomic DNA contains:
- the LOC124401131 gene encoding junctional adhesion molecule-like isoform X1 yields the protein MMKCLYLISVVFHVAAGCALSGEYNTEITQHKGGSVLLPCSCSDLLSKPQKLTWETFRTGRLTEVLNDEHYRGRYQLFNNISPANLSLLISDLREEDQGVYRCSTEKEHRDFSLYVKGCELVKKTGVEEVTGFIGESVVLPCVCTDLQDDPKRVTWKFNKNNHFQEIYSKQTGNHSNRVKLVSKNPPGNLSLLISDLTEEDQGTYTCSAQADHRNLRLSFKGRRETSTQSRKTDKTPPSEQPQSKTTTSPPSSSTTQGKQPTSTTSRTTDTTRTSVHPQSTTTKSPASSSTTPEQVNQSSSLLLVFGIVAVLLLVIPGVVVFICWRHRAGRSGENMITEGCLDRKGNQKDQNVPDVTYSTVSHVNTAGAARVQIIDGDETEYARIITN from the exons gCTGTGCTCTTTCTGGTGAATATAACACAgaaatcacacaacacaaaggtGGTTCAGTGCTGTTACCCTGCTCCTGCTCTGACCTGCTCTCCAAACCTCAGAAACTCACCTGGGAGACCTTCAGAACAGGACGTCTGACTGAAGTGTTAAATGATGAACACTACCGTGGCAGATATCAGCTGTTTAATAACATTTCTCCTGCTAATCTGTCACTACTCATATCTGACCTGAGAGAAGAAGATCAGGGAGTCTACAGGTGCAGCACTGAGAAGGAACACAGAGACTTCAGTCTTTATGTTAaag GCTGTGAGCTGGTGAAGAAGACAGGGGTAGAGGAGGTGACTGGGTTCATAGGAGAGTCTGTAGTTCTGCCCTGCGTCTGCACTGACCTACAGGACGACCCGAAGAGGGTAACATggaagtttaataaaaacaatcacttTCAGGAAATTTACTCTAAACAGACTGGAAATCACAGTAACAGAGTGAAACTGGTCAGTAAAAACCCTCCAGGAAACCTCTCTCTACTCATATCAGACCTGACTGAAGAGGACCAGGGAACCTACACATGTTCTGCACAGGCTGATCACAGAAATCTGAGACTGTCTTTTAAAG GAAGAAGAGAAACTTCAACACAATcgagaaaaacagacaaaacaccTCCATCAGAACAGCCTCAGAGTAAAACAACAACCTCACCACCTTCATCCTCAACAACACAAg GAAAACAACCAACTTCAACCACATCAAGGACAACAGACACAACACGTACATCAGTACATCCTCAGAGTACAACAACAAAGTCTCCTGCATCATCCTCAACAACACCAGAACAAGTTAACCAGTCCAGCAGCCTCCTTCTAG tttttggCATTGTGGCAGTTTTACTGTTGGTGATACCCGGTGTAGTGGTGTTTATTTGTTGGAGACacagag caGGAAGAAGTGGAGAGAACATGATTACTGAAGGATGTCTGGATCGTAAAGGAAATCAGAAAGATCAG AATGTGCCTGATGTCACTTACTCTACTGTATCCCATGTAAACACAGCTGGAGCAGCACGGGTCCAGATCATCGATGGAGACGAAACTGAATACGCTCGCATTATAACAAACTAA
- the LOC124401131 gene encoding junctional adhesion molecule-like isoform X2: MMKCLYLLSVVFHVAAGCALSGEYNTEITQHKGGSVLLPCSCSDLLSKPQKLTWETFRTGRLTEVLNDEHYRGRYQLFNNISPANLSLLISDLREEDQGVYRCSTEKEHRDFSLYVKGCELVKKTGVEEVTGFIGESVVLPCVCTDLQDDPKRVTWKFNKNNHFQEIYSKQTGNHSNRVKLVSKNPPGNLSLLISDLTEEDQGTYTCSAQADHRNLRLSFKGRRETSTQSRKTDKTPPSEQPQSKTTTSPPSSSTTQGKQPTSTTSRTTDTTRTSVHPQSTTTKSPASSSTTPEQVNQSSSLLLVFGIVAVLLLVIPGVVVFICWRHRAGRSGENMITEGCLDRKGNQKDQNVPDVTYSTVSHVNTAGAARVQIIDGDETEYARIITN, translated from the exons atgatgaagtgcttgtATCTTTTGTCTGTTGTGTTTCACGTGGCTGCAG gCTGTGCTCTTTCTGGTGAATATAACACAgaaatcacacaacacaaaggtGGTTCAGTGCTGTTACCCTGCTCCTGCTCTGACCTGCTCTCCAAACCTCAGAAACTCACCTGGGAGACCTTCAGAACAGGACGTCTGACTGAAGTGTTAAATGATGAACACTACCGTGGCAGATATCAGCTGTTTAATAACATTTCTCCTGCTAATCTGTCACTACTCATATCTGACCTGAGAGAAGAAGATCAGGGAGTCTACAGGTGCAGCACTGAGAAGGAACACAGAGACTTCAGTCTTTATGTTAaag GCTGTGAGCTGGTGAAGAAGACAGGGGTAGAGGAGGTGACTGGGTTCATAGGAGAGTCTGTAGTTCTGCCCTGCGTCTGCACTGACCTACAGGACGACCCGAAGAGGGTAACATggaagtttaataaaaacaatcacttTCAGGAAATTTACTCTAAACAGACTGGAAATCACAGTAACAGAGTGAAACTGGTCAGTAAAAACCCTCCAGGAAACCTCTCTCTACTCATATCAGACCTGACTGAAGAGGACCAGGGAACCTACACATGTTCTGCACAGGCTGATCACAGAAATCTGAGACTGTCTTTTAAAG GAAGAAGAGAAACTTCAACACAATcgagaaaaacagacaaaacaccTCCATCAGAACAGCCTCAGAGTAAAACAACAACCTCACCACCTTCATCCTCAACAACACAAg GAAAACAACCAACTTCAACCACATCAAGGACAACAGACACAACACGTACATCAGTACATCCTCAGAGTACAACAACAAAGTCTCCTGCATCATCCTCAACAACACCAGAACAAGTTAACCAGTCCAGCAGCCTCCTTCTAG tttttggCATTGTGGCAGTTTTACTGTTGGTGATACCCGGTGTAGTGGTGTTTATTTGTTGGAGACacagag caGGAAGAAGTGGAGAGAACATGATTACTGAAGGATGTCTGGATCGTAAAGGAAATCAGAAAGATCAG AATGTGCCTGATGTCACTTACTCTACTGTATCCCATGTAAACACAGCTGGAGCAGCACGGGTCCAGATCATCGATGGAGACGAAACTGAATACGCTCGCATTATAACAAACTAA